One window of Anaerolineales bacterium genomic DNA carries:
- the recJ gene encoding single-stranded-DNA-specific exonuclease RecJ → MTRWLDPQPIDIPASFQDLGLTPLIAQTLLRRGINSPVEAEAFLYPEKNLPSQFPDIQKAADIIHAAIQSGEKICVWGDFDVDGQTSTAVLVQTLRALNANVVYYVPVRGKESHGVHIESLKPIIDNGARLLLTCDTGITAHEAIDFANSHGLDVIVTDHHDPGETLPNAKAIINPKLLPEDHTLETLAGVGVAYKLAEALLIENQRSETENLLDLVALGLIADVALLQNETRSLAKQGIERLRTTSRPGLRAMAELAGASFDSLTEETIGFTFAPRLNALGRLGDANPAVELLLTDDSARARVLAAQIEGLNAQRRMLTKQVTDAAEAQLRESPQLLNQPVIILSHPNWPGGVVGIVANKLVERYHKPAILFNESDDGTLRGSARSIEGLHIIEAITTQKDLLLGFGGHPMAAGMSLHKDKLPAFRNGMGRAVEKQLGDMVFEEPRLQIDAWLGLSDLSLDLADSLELLAPFGAGNPELTLATRNVKLKSAVALGKTKEHLRLNVEDENGEIASFLWWGGAGEELPPADSKFDIAYTLRATTYRGQRQVTLQFKEFRVTEEKPVEIKESKLEVRDLRSQPATLNLQPSTLIWAEGPDRSAGVNRLELTQAEELTIYTTPPSPAELRKALDVVKPKIVYVFAKPPAEQKPDEFLTYLAGLCKFVLNQRRGKTTVSELAAASAARESALQLGLEWLAAGGQLTVSIEDDNVLLSKETQEKNPYLQAELFIALRGVLNETSAYRKYFATVPDLKGIFKL, encoded by the coding sequence TATCCCGAAAAGAATCTCCCCTCACAGTTTCCGGACATCCAAAAAGCCGCAGACATCATCCATGCGGCAATCCAAAGTGGAGAGAAGATCTGCGTCTGGGGCGACTTCGATGTGGATGGGCAAACCTCCACAGCCGTGCTTGTGCAGACCCTTCGAGCGCTGAATGCGAACGTCGTTTATTACGTCCCGGTGCGCGGAAAGGAAAGCCACGGTGTACACATCGAATCGCTCAAACCCATCATCGATAACGGCGCAAGGTTGCTGTTGACCTGCGATACCGGCATCACCGCCCATGAAGCCATTGACTTCGCCAACTCACACGGACTCGATGTAATCGTCACCGATCATCACGATCCGGGCGAAACCCTGCCAAACGCCAAAGCCATCATCAATCCAAAGTTATTGCCTGAAGATCATACGCTGGAAACCCTTGCAGGGGTTGGTGTTGCATACAAACTTGCTGAAGCGCTCTTAATCGAAAATCAAAGATCCGAAACCGAAAATCTTCTTGATCTCGTCGCTCTCGGTCTGATCGCCGACGTCGCCTTGTTGCAAAACGAAACCCGCTCGCTCGCCAAACAAGGGATCGAGCGACTGCGGACCACAAGCCGCCCCGGCTTGCGCGCAATGGCGGAGCTGGCAGGCGCATCGTTCGATTCGCTGACGGAAGAAACCATCGGCTTCACCTTCGCGCCGCGCCTTAACGCGCTCGGCCGCCTCGGTGACGCCAATCCCGCGGTTGAATTGCTGCTCACCGATGACTCCGCTCGCGCTCGTGTGCTCGCCGCGCAGATCGAAGGACTGAACGCGCAACGCCGTATGCTCACCAAACAAGTCACTGACGCGGCTGAAGCGCAACTCAGAGAAAGCCCTCAATTGCTCAATCAACCCGTTATCATTCTTTCGCATCCCAACTGGCCCGGAGGCGTGGTCGGCATCGTTGCCAATAAACTGGTCGAGCGTTATCACAAACCCGCAATCCTTTTCAATGAATCGGACGACGGCACCCTGCGCGGCTCGGCGCGTTCCATCGAAGGCTTGCATATCATCGAAGCGATCACAACCCAAAAGGATTTGCTTCTCGGCTTCGGCGGACATCCCATGGCAGCAGGCATGTCTTTGCATAAGGATAAACTTCCCGCTTTTAGAAACGGCATGGGCAGGGCAGTGGAAAAACAACTGGGTGATATGGTCTTCGAAGAACCCAGGCTTCAGATCGACGCCTGGCTTGGACTCTCCGACCTGAGCCTCGACCTCGCCGATAGTTTGGAGCTGCTCGCTCCCTTCGGCGCAGGCAACCCCGAGCTGACTCTCGCCACGCGCAACGTGAAACTCAAATCCGCAGTTGCGCTTGGGAAGACGAAGGAACATCTGCGCCTGAACGTGGAAGATGAAAACGGTGAGATCGCCAGTTTTCTGTGGTGGGGCGGCGCGGGCGAGGAACTTCCTCCCGCCGATTCCAAATTCGACATTGCCTACACCCTGCGCGCCACCACCTACCGCGGGCAAAGACAGGTCACCCTGCAATTCAAGGAATTCCGCGTCACCGAAGAAAAGCCGGTCGAAATCAAAGAATCGAAATTGGAAGTTAGAGATTTGAGATCGCAACCTGCAACCTTAAACCTGCAACCATCCACTCTCATCTGGGCAGAGGGTCCCGACAGATCCGCTGGGGTGAACAGACTTGAACTGACACAGGCGGAAGAACTGACCATTTACACCACACCGCCCTCCCCTGCCGAATTGCGCAAAGCGCTGGATGTCGTCAAGCCAAAAATCGTTTATGTGTTTGCCAAACCTCCCGCCGAGCAAAAGCCCGATGAATTCCTGACCTACCTCGCAGGCTTGTGTAAATTCGTCCTCAATCAACGCCGGGGGAAGACCACAGTTTCCGAACTTGCCGCCGCCTCGGCTGCACGGGAAAGCGCCCTACAACTCGGCCTGGAGTGGCTCGCTGCAGGCGGTCAGCTGACAGTGAGCATCGAGGATGATAACGTGCTATTATCGAAGGAGACGCAGGAGAAGAACCCGTACCTGCAAGCGGAGTTGTTTATCGCACTGCGCGGTGTGTTGAATGAAACATCCGCTTACCGGAAGTATTTTGCGACGGTGCCGGACCTCAAAGGTATATTCAAGTTGTAA
- a CDS encoding aldehyde dehydrogenase family protein produces MKSLLEKLKIQPVNAGACTGVDGWLMDKNGKELASYNPTTGEVIAKVIQATPESYEKVASAAHQAFLMWRHVPAPKRGDLVRDLGNALREMKEPLGDLVTVEMGKIRAEGHGEVQEMIDICDFAVGQSRMLYGLSMHSERPAHRMYEQWHPLGILGLVTAFNFPVAVWSWNSTLAAICGDTVMWKPSSYTPLTAIAVTHIANKVMADHGLNGIFNLVIGSGRDVGDLMLNDKRIPLVSFTGSTQIGIHVSETVARRFGRTILELGGNNAIIVTPNADLDMATRAILFGAVGTAGQRCTSTRRIIMQKSISKELTNRLVKAYKQVRIGDPLQPDTLMGPLVVNTSVEEMMDAVNKAKADGGEVLTGGEMLPKLGPNFVTPAIIKMPAQTEIVRTETFAPVLYLLEYESIEEAIRIHNDVPQGLSSAIFTDSMREAETFLSVGGSDCGIANVNIGTSGAEIGGAFGGEKETGGGRESGSDAWKTYMRRQTNTINWSKELPLAQGIKFGE; encoded by the coding sequence ATGAAATCATTGCTCGAAAAACTGAAGATTCAACCCGTCAATGCCGGGGCGTGTACCGGCGTGGACGGCTGGCTGATGGATAAGAACGGCAAGGAACTGGCTTCATACAATCCGACGACCGGCGAGGTCATTGCGAAGGTGATTCAGGCAACGCCTGAATCGTATGAGAAGGTTGCCTCGGCGGCGCACCAAGCTTTCCTTATGTGGAGGCATGTCCCGGCGCCGAAGCGAGGCGACCTGGTCCGGGATCTGGGAAATGCGTTGCGCGAGATGAAAGAACCTCTCGGAGACCTTGTCACTGTGGAGATGGGGAAGATCCGTGCGGAAGGGCATGGCGAAGTGCAGGAGATGATCGATATCTGCGATTTTGCTGTGGGGCAGAGCCGTATGCTGTACGGTTTGAGCATGCATTCCGAGCGTCCTGCGCATCGCATGTATGAACAATGGCATCCTCTCGGCATTCTCGGTTTGGTGACCGCTTTCAACTTCCCGGTCGCGGTCTGGTCATGGAATTCGACGCTCGCCGCCATTTGCGGCGACACGGTGATGTGGAAGCCGTCTTCGTATACTCCACTGACAGCGATCGCCGTCACTCATATAGCCAACAAGGTCATGGCGGATCATGGCTTGAACGGCATTTTCAATCTTGTGATCGGCTCGGGGCGCGACGTCGGCGATTTGATGTTGAACGACAAGCGCATCCCTCTCGTTTCTTTTACCGGTTCAACGCAAATCGGCATTCATGTTTCAGAGACGGTGGCGCGGCGTTTTGGAAGAACGATCCTCGAACTCGGCGGCAACAACGCGATCATCGTTACGCCGAATGCAGATTTGGATATGGCCACGCGTGCGATTCTGTTCGGCGCGGTCGGCACGGCCGGTCAGCGCTGCACCTCCACCCGCCGGATCATCATGCAGAAATCCATTTCGAAGGAATTGACCAACCGCCTGGTGAAAGCATACAAACAGGTGCGCATCGGCGATCCGCTCCAGCCCGATACTTTGATGGGACCGCTGGTGGTCAATACCTCGGTGGAAGAGATGATGGATGCCGTCAACAAGGCGAAGGCGGATGGCGGCGAAGTCCTGACAGGCGGCGAAATGCTCCCAAAGCTTGGGCCGAATTTTGTAACGCCTGCCATCATCAAAATGCCGGCGCAGACCGAGATTGTCAGGACCGAAACCTTCGCGCCGGTCCTGTATCTGCTCGAATACGAATCGATCGAAGAAGCGATTCGTATTCACAACGATGTTCCGCAGGGGCTTTCCTCGGCGATCTTCACCGATTCGATGCGCGAGGCGGAGACCTTCCTTTCCGTGGGCGGTTCGGACTGCGGTATTGCAAACGTCAACATCGGCACATCCGGCGCGGAGATCGGCGGGGCGTTCGGCGGCGAAAAGGAAACCGGCGGCGGGCGCGAATCCGGCTCGGATGCCTGGAAGACCTATATGCGCAGGCAGACCAACACAATTAATTGGTCGAAAGAACTTCCATTGGCGCAGGGGATCAAGTTTGGCGAATGA
- a CDS encoding LysM peptidoglycan-binding domain-containing protein encodes MKTGKMKYFPFIIFVTLLLVTGLAPRDSVSARPPTNITSPSQLIDAVNNLRLTYGLAPLPIHPILMQTAQSQADYMAATGNITHARPGGMTYTQQLLSLGFPLAGDLSLGGFRSENILSSYGPLVWNGVPDGWQDAQHMNTMLSGNFTHIGAGISQSGDSYYYAVDTAAVTSSGQQQESASTIMTSAPSGANESAGASQFMVPVTVSTPRPDGTVIHKVQYGQSLWSIAIAYGTTIKSIQALNNMGADSTVYQGQELLVMTGATQAAALPSTVTAQSTFTPAPATESSATPAPTLTALPPTDIEEENSSSASFGSSKVLVVVIIIAAFVGAGMAVWLIREPE; translated from the coding sequence ATGAAAACCGGCAAAATGAAGTATTTCCCGTTTATCATATTTGTGACTTTGCTCCTCGTGACGGGTCTTGCTCCGAGAGATTCGGTTTCTGCGCGGCCGCCAACGAACATCACCTCACCTTCCCAGTTGATAGACGCGGTGAATAACTTAAGACTCACCTACGGGCTGGCTCCCCTCCCGATCCATCCCATCCTGATGCAGACCGCCCAATCCCAGGCGGATTATATGGCAGCGACCGGAAACATCACGCATGCGCGCCCCGGCGGCATGACCTATACCCAGCAATTGCTCTCACTAGGATTTCCCCTCGCGGGCGATCTCTCATTGGGCGGTTTTCGTTCCGAGAACATCCTCAGTTCTTATGGACCGCTTGTCTGGAACGGGGTTCCGGATGGCTGGCAGGATGCCCAACATATGAATACGATGCTCTCGGGGAATTTCACGCATATCGGCGCGGGAATTTCCCAATCCGGCGACTCGTATTATTACGCGGTCGATACAGCGGCAGTGACGTCCAGCGGTCAGCAGCAGGAAAGCGCCTCCACCATTATGACGAGTGCGCCCTCGGGGGCGAATGAATCGGCTGGCGCGAGTCAATTCATGGTGCCGGTCACTGTCAGCACGCCGCGCCCGGATGGAACTGTGATTCATAAAGTGCAATACGGCCAATCGCTTTGGAGCATCGCCATCGCATACGGCACGACGATCAAAAGCATCCAGGCGTTGAATAACATGGGTGCGGATTCGACCGTGTATCAGGGACAGGAATTGCTTGTCATGACTGGGGCGACCCAGGCGGCGGCTCTCCCTTCCACAGTGACGGCTCAATCCACGTTCACACCTGCGCCTGCGACCGAATCTTCCGCCACCCCCGCACCGACGTTGACAGCGCTTCCGCCCACGGATATCGAAGAGGAGAATTCGTCGTCTGCCAGTTTCGGCTCATCCAAAGTCCTTGTGGTTGTGATCATTATCGCGGCTTTTGTTGGAGCCGGAATGGCTGTCTGGTTGATTCGCGAACCGGAATAA